The Candidatus Zixiibacteriota bacterium sequence TTTCCAGAATCGATTCAAAGCCGCATATAATTGGAAAATTCCAATTTCTATATAGATATGCGCTCCCCCAGATTGCGGCGGGCAAAATCGAAAAGATAATAAGCATTAACAAGCCTGCGGCTAAAATAATCATAAATTTCTTATTCCTGTCCTTAAATAAACCGGCCATTTTACCATCGCAGATTAAATAAGCGCCAAGAAATATAATTGCTCCGATTATATCGCGAACAACATCCCAGATATCGGCATCACGCGGACCTGATATTTGAAGATATTCGAGCATCACTCCCAACATAATCGTAATGCAAAAGGCAAAAATATAATGCAAATACCGCTTCTGTATTTTCGTCCGCAAAATTATAAATGAAAGATTGAGAATAAGCACAGACATTATTCCAAAAAGCGGTATATGCCCCCAATTATGGATTTCTCTCCAAAAGAAAGTATTCATCGGCAGATTGAATTTTAATAGAATAAGTATAATTGCGGCAATCGCAAAAAATATTAGTATTATTGGCAGGCTTTTTTTCATGGTTGTTTTCGTAGATTTACTCATCAAATAGCGCTTTTTTCGAGCGTTCTTGTTTTAATCTGCTGCGATGTTTTTTCTCATCGAGACGATGTTTGATTGCCGTTTTCGGTATTGTCGTTTTTTTGCGGGGAGGTTTTTCCCTAAGCGCATTACTGAGCAATTCTATAAAACGTTTAATCGCTTCCTCACGGTTAGCGCTCTGGCTTCGATGTTTCTGAGACACAACTCTCAATATCCCTTTGTTATTAATCCGGGTTTTCAGCTTTTTAGAGATAAGTTTCTTTTGATATTCCGATAGACCAGGCGAATTGAAAACATCAAACAGCAAAGCCGCCTTGCTGTTGACTTTGTTAACATTCTGCCCGCCCGGTTTGCCGCATCGGGAAAATATGAAGATTAGTTCATCCTCCGCAAGAGCAATATTTTTTAATATATCTATCATCGCTATTTGTGAATTAACTGATTATAATATCGGAAACAAGTTTAAAATATACCGGGAATTTACCCATTTTTTCAAAGACTAAGGCATCCACTCGCCACAGCTGGTTAGACTGTTGATAAAAGGCTAAATGTCGATGTTTGCCGGAGTTGCTCAACATCTTGCTGCTCTATGGGTCGTGAATCAAGCAGGTTTCACTTGTCGAATATTGTTTAAAGAACTCTATGAAAAAGGCCGGACAGTAGTGTATTGGGAATATTTCAAAAAAAATGCCGCAATAAATAAAATTATTTGCTATAAAGTATTATTAATGTATATTACTATTGAGGAAGAGAGGAGCCGGAAAGAGATTTTATATGTGGCTCGTTTTTTTGTTAGTATTGGTTCTTTCAGCTTACGGCTTCTATGAATATAGTCGTCATAGCAATAATATAAATCAAATATCAAATCGCATTCACATTAATGGTACGCGCGGTAAATCATCGGTAACCCGATTAGTTGGCGGCGGTTTAAAGGGCGGCGGCAAGCAGGTTTTCATAAAAACTACCGGCACCAGCCCCCGTATTATTGATGTTGACGGCAAAGAGTACCCAATTAGACGTGTTGGCTCCGCCAATATTATAGAACAGCTTAAAATTGCTCGACAGGCAGTTGCCGATAAGGCAGAGTATTTTGTTGTCGAGTGCATGGCGCTATTTCCCGGTCTTCAGTATATAACCGAACACCAGATGATTCGATCTCAGGTTGGAGCTATTACCAATATCAGGGAAGACCATCTCGATGTTATGGGACCTCGGATTGAGGATGTCGCTCAGGCGATTTGCAATACTATCCCCCGAAATGGAATGCTGTTTACAACGGAAAACAGATTTATTGAAACCATAAATAAACGCGCCTCGGTTCTTAATACGGAAGTTATTTCGGTAGATCCGGAAACAGTAACGGTGGACGATTTAGCAGGTTTCTCTTATCTTGAACATAAAGACAATGTAGCCTTAGCGCTGGCGATTTGCGAACATTATAATATCGACAGACAATCCGCTCTCAAGGGGATGCATCAAATCAAACCAGACTCCGGAGCTATGCACAAATACTCTATAAATATTCACGGCAAGACAATTGAATTTGTCAACGCTTTTGCCGCCAACGATCCCGATAGCTATCGCGCTATCTGGAAGATGTTTGAATTCCACAAAGGCAATAAGAATCAATTTATAGTTCTTGTAAATTCACGTCAGGATAGAATTCAGCGAGCCGAACAGCTTGGCGAGTTCATAGCCCGAGAGGTGGAAGCGGATTACTTTGTAGTATCCGGAGAATATACATACCCATTGGTGCAAAAAGCCATAAAGAGCGGTTTGTCTCCTGAGATTATTAAAGATATGGGAGGACAATCGGCTGATAAGGTATTTAATTATATATGCGATTTTACTGATAAATCATCACTGGTTGTTGGAATTGGAAATATTGTGGGGCTGGGTGATGAGATAGTGAAGTATTTTATTAATAAAGGGAGGATAGTTGCCTGAATCGACATTAATTATGCAGGCTATCGGCCTGGGACTTGTTCTGAGTTTGATTTTTTCTGAAACTTTGGGGCTGGCTGCCGGCGGTATGGTTGTCCCCGGATATATTGCCTTGATGATTCATCAGCCGCTTCGTATTCTCGGCACTATTGTTGTCTCGCTAATAACATTTTTAACCGTCAGGCTGATGTCTCATCACATGTTTATATATGGGCGCCGCCGCACAGTTATGATAATACTTATTGGCTTCTGTTTCGGCTGGGCATCCAGGGAACTTTTTGTGATGACACCATCAGGCTTGAGTGTCGAGTTTCAAACTATCGGTTACATCATTCCCGGTCTTATTGCCAACTGGATGGAACGTCAGGGGGTTGTCCAAACAATATCCATGATGATTGTTGCCGGCGTGTTAGTGAGGATGCTCTTAATGATATTCACAGGCGGGGAGGTGATATTGTGAGGCAAAAAGTAGGCAAACCTTCGTATGCATTATTAGTATTTCTGACCATATTTTCCCTTTTTCTTTTCTATTTAGCTGAAAAATCTCAAACGCCTCGCAAGGCGGCTTATTACGACCAGAAAATAGCGGCGGCAGAATTAACTAAGCAGGCTCAGGGCGTGATTAAAGATGAGCTGGTTCGGCTTGGCTATGTTATCGATATCCAAAATGACCCGAATATGACTGGTTTGATTGGCCCGCTGTCATCGCTTATCACCACCGACCGCGGTTATATCCGGGATAAGCTGATTTCTACTAATCCCAATAACAGCGCTGTCTTAATTGATTTGTTTCATAGAGCAAAGTTGCAGCCCGGAGACCATATTGCTGTAATGTTTACCGGCTCTTTGCCGGGAATGAACATAGCGGTACTTGCAGCCTGTAAGATAATGGAATTGACGCCGGTGATTATAACCTCTGTCGGTCCCTCATCATGGGGAGCAAACCGGGAGAAGCTTACCTGGCTGGATATGGAAAGCCTGTTTGTGAAAAGCGGGCTATGGCCTTACAAGTCGGTTGCCGCATCATTAGGCGGCGGCAATGACCATGGCCGCGGTATTTCGCCGGAGGGCAGAAACTTGCTTAAAGAGGCGATTAATAGAAATGGCGCAGGACTAATATCATCAATATCAGAAGAACTGCCGTTAGGTTCGCTTGAGGATAACATAGAAGCAAGAATCGAGATTTTCGATATGGAAAAAGGCGATGAGGAATTTAAAGCTGTTGTTAATGTTGGCGGCGGTTTGGCAGCGGTAGGCTCATCACAAAACGGACGTTTAATCCCCCCGGGATACAATGCCAGGCTATATGAAAGGCAATTACCGGCAGTGGGCGCAATAAATATTCTGGCAGACCGCTTGATACCGGTTATCCACCTGCTTCAGATTACTCGTTTTGCCGAGAAATACAAACTGCCGGTCGATATTACAGCCGAGCCAAAAATCGGCGAGGGTCCTGTTTTTGTCCAGGAAAAATATTCTATTATGACAACAATAATCTATACGCTCATACTAATCGTCGTTCTGTGGGCGGCTATTAGAGTTGATTTTAGATATTATATTTATAGAAATAAGCATCTTTTCGTTCGGAAAAACATTGGATGAGGATAACATGAGATTTAAATATTTATACATTGTATTATTTCTTGCACTTTTTATAATTGCTTCGGATATTTCGGCTAAAAATACAATTATGCCGTTTGGACGACCCAAATCCGTTGCCTTTGATAACCATAAAGGTAGAACATACACCTATTACTGCTTGGTAGATGGTCAATCGATGGGGTTTGCGGTCGAGGGACCGGCGAAGATTGATATTAGAAACAGAGCCGGTTTGTCGAACGAGGATATGCGGGCTGAATATCAGGTGCAGGTTTGGGAGGATGAATATTTAGTCGCTGCCGAGAAATTCAGGAGCAAAGCCGTTGATGCTGATATGAAAAATTCAGACCTTTTACCGGCGGCTTATCGCAATATCAGTTTCGATATTCCAGCCGGCGTCCATAACTACCGTCTCTGGCTGGTTTCGGAAAATATTGATACTGTTTTTATCCGGCTGTATAAATCAGAACTATCCGATGACAAGCTTGTCGAGAGCAATATGCACCTGCTTGATTTTAAACGTCGGGTGCATCTGTATTCAAAAAAGAATCAGACACCATATTATCTGTTGGATAAAGAAGAGGGCGCGAAACTGAGAGTTGCCGGTCCCACAGATATAATTATCCGGTGTCGGGCTAATTTTAGCAATTCTATGGATGGCAGAATTGGCTACACTATTTCAATTATGGAAAATGACAAGGTAATCGAAACTCTATCGGCAACGACCTCCAAGTCGCTGATTATGGCTTATCAGGATTATACCGGTGTGGTGCCCTCCAAGCCGACCGAATTTATTTTCAAGGTGCCGACAGGAAATCATGTTTATACGTTCATATTAAAAGAATCAGCGGCGGAGACAATCAGTGTTCGTTTTTCTCTGCCGAGACAGAATAAGTAGTTATGTTAATAAGCAGTAAATATCTCAATCGATGCCGCCTCTCGACCTTAATTGTGATAATTGTTCTGTGTGTCGGTATCGCGCCTTCCGTTTGGGCTGATAGTTTCAACTATAATGTGAGTTTGCGCGCCGGATATGATGATAATATCATCAACTATTCCGATGCCGACCTCGACCAGATGGATGATACCAGCGCTTCAGAAAATAAGTTCGCAATAGAATCGAAAGATGATTTCATTATCATATCTAAACTTGAAGCGGTCTTAAAAACTAATATTGCCGGACACAGCACGCATTTCGGCATAAGAGGGGCTTACTATTACTATCAGGATAACGATATTAAAAGATATTATAAAGCCGGGGGATTTATCAAACGATACCTGAAAAAGGGAGTCTATCTGCAAACATCGTTCGGCTATATTCCGGATTATTACTATCGCAACAGCTACAGCTCGACAGCGGGGTATCAGGAAGCCAAGTTCGATAAAATCACCGCGGAGGTTAAGTTTTCAGCGGTTTTGTTTAATAGCCTTAGAGGCAATCTTTACTATTATTACTCCAGCAAGGATTTTATTCCGTTGTTTGATGAACGAGATATTACCTCCCATAGCGGCGAAATTCAATTGATTTACCGTCCGGCTAAGCTGTGTAAAGTCTGGGGTTCCTATAACTACATTACAGCCAAAGGAGCCGGCGCGG is a genomic window containing:
- a CDS encoding VanZ family protein → MSKSTKTTMKKSLPIILIFFAIAAIILILLKFNLPMNTFFWREIHNWGHIPLFGIMSVLILNLSFIILRTKIQKRYLHYIFAFCITIMLGVMLEYLQISGPRDADIWDVVRDIIGAIIFLGAYLICDGKMAGLFKDRNKKFMIILAAGLLMLIIFSILPAAIWGSAYLYRNWNFPIICGFESILENKFLEPQDAKLEITALPEGWQNIKGEQAGRLTFLPAEYPGLNIKEPYPDWTAYGTFCFSIYSELEKPIALHIRIDDLHYNQTWEDRFNYSFTVLPGFNQIDISIEEIRQGLVNREMDMTAIAAVLLFAHNPPDTFSFYIDDIMLK
- the arfB gene encoding aminoacyl-tRNA hydrolase, translated to MIDILKNIALAEDELIFIFSRCGKPGGQNVNKVNSKAALLFDVFNSPGLSEYQKKLISKKLKTRINNKGILRVVSQKHRSQSANREEAIKRFIELLSNALREKPPRKKTTIPKTAIKHRLDEKKHRSRLKQERSKKALFDE
- the pgsB gene encoding poly-gamma-glutamate synthase PgsB, whose translation is MWLVFLLVLVLSAYGFYEYSRHSNNINQISNRIHINGTRGKSSVTRLVGGGLKGGGKQVFIKTTGTSPRIIDVDGKEYPIRRVGSANIIEQLKIARQAVADKAEYFVVECMALFPGLQYITEHQMIRSQVGAITNIREDHLDVMGPRIEDVAQAICNTIPRNGMLFTTENRFIETINKRASVLNTEVISVDPETVTVDDLAGFSYLEHKDNVALALAICEHYNIDRQSALKGMHQIKPDSGAMHKYSINIHGKTIEFVNAFAANDPDSYRAIWKMFEFHKGNKNQFIVLVNSRQDRIQRAEQLGEFIAREVEADYFVVSGEYTYPLVQKAIKSGLSPEIIKDMGGQSADKVFNYICDFTDKSSLVVGIGNIVGLGDEIVKYFINKGRIVA
- the pgsC gene encoding poly-gamma-glutamate biosynthesis protein PgsC translates to MQAIGLGLVLSLIFSETLGLAAGGMVVPGYIALMIHQPLRILGTIVVSLITFLTVRLMSHHMFIYGRRRTVMIILIGFCFGWASRELFVMTPSGLSVEFQTIGYIIPGLIANWMERQGVVQTISMMIVAGVLVRMLLMIFTGGEVIL
- the pgsW gene encoding poly-gamma-glutamate system protein, with the protein product MRQKVGKPSYALLVFLTIFSLFLFYLAEKSQTPRKAAYYDQKIAAAELTKQAQGVIKDELVRLGYVIDIQNDPNMTGLIGPLSSLITTDRGYIRDKLISTNPNNSAVLIDLFHRAKLQPGDHIAVMFTGSLPGMNIAVLAACKIMELTPVIITSVGPSSWGANREKLTWLDMESLFVKSGLWPYKSVAASLGGGNDHGRGISPEGRNLLKEAINRNGAGLISSISEELPLGSLEDNIEARIEIFDMEKGDEEFKAVVNVGGGLAAVGSSQNGRLIPPGYNARLYERQLPAVGAINILADRLIPVIHLLQITRFAEKYKLPVDITAEPKIGEGPVFVQEKYSIMTTIIYTLILIVVLWAAIRVDFRYYIYRNKHLFVRKNIG